From a region of the Macrobrachium nipponense isolate FS-2020 chromosome 3, ASM1510439v2, whole genome shotgun sequence genome:
- the LOC135222146 gene encoding soluble scavenger receptor cysteine-rich domain-containing protein SSC5D-like, which produces MAPPTPPALPVWGIASYPRRPQNLRTSTFRLPTTTLHPQSSTQSLLTPLHPQSSTLLSTHNPTLNSPQPTVIPLSLYLHPSTQSHHTCSLHSPTHTQSHQPVSTHTSLTTVIHSVSNDTPPPTVIHPVSTHNPALTPLHPKSSTWSLLTPLHPQSSTQSLPTTLHSRPSTYSHPPALYTHTPPLTVIHQVSTHSPPPTVIHMVSAHNPTLTTLHLQPCTNSHPPGLQPQSSTSSYTHNSPPLVVHLASTYDLTLTGFYPQN; this is translated from the coding sequence atggccccccccacccccccagcccTTCCCGTATGGGGAATCGCCTCCTACCCCAGACGCCCACAAAACCTACGAACCTCCACATTCAGACTTCCAACCACAACCctccacccacagtcatccacccaGTCTCTACTCACACCCctccacccacagtcatccaccctTCTCTCTACCCACAACCCTACACTCAACAGCCCTCAACCCACAGTCATACCACTCAGTCTCTACCTACACCCCTCCACCCAAAGTCATCATACTTGCTCTCTACACTCACCCACCCACACCCAGAGTCATCAACCGGTCTCTACCCACACCTCTCTAACCACAGTCATCCACTCAGTCTCTAACGACACCCctccacccacagtcatccatcCAGTCTCTACCCACAACCCTGCACTCACACCCCTCCACCCAAAGTCATCCACTTGGTCTCTACTCACACCCCTCCACCCACAGTCATCTACCCAGTCTCTACCGACAACCCTACACTCACGCCCCTCCACCTACAGCCATCCACCCGCTCTCTACACTCACACCCCTCCACTCACAGTCATTCACCAAGTCTCTACCCACAGCCctccacccacagtcatccacatgGTCTCTGCCCACAACCCTACACTCACAACCCTACACTTACAACCATGTACTAacagtcatccacctggtctCCAACCACAGTCCTCCACCAGCAGTTATACTCATAACTCTCCACCCTTAGTcgtccacctggcctctacctacGACCTTACACTTACAGGCTTCTATCCTCAAAACTAA